One Micromonospora sp. WMMD1120 genomic region harbors:
- a CDS encoding DUF4267 domain-containing protein: protein MLSPLAYGLAVVLSLFIVFIGARFLLVPQAAAAGYGVPARPGDSAYLTVKGLKDLTFGLIGLALIAFTTADAVAWFMLVVALVPLGDTFIVLRNGGTKAVAFGIHFATAVVVLLNAALLFAL, encoded by the coding sequence ATGTTGTCACCCCTGGCCTACGGGCTCGCCGTCGTCCTCAGCCTGTTCATCGTCTTCATCGGCGCGCGGTTCCTGCTGGTACCGCAGGCCGCAGCCGCCGGGTACGGCGTGCCGGCGCGGCCGGGCGACTCCGCCTATTTGACCGTCAAAGGGCTGAAGGACCTCACCTTCGGGCTGATCGGCCTCGCCCTGATCGCCTTCACGACGGCCGACGCGGTCGCGTGGTTCATGCTGGTCGTCGCGCTCGTCCCGCTGGGCGACACGTTCATCGTGCTCCGCAACGGCGGAACGAAGGCCGTAGCGTTCGGCATCCACTTCGCCACCGCCGTGGTCGTCCTCCTCAACGCCGCCCTCCTCTTCGCCCTGTGA
- a CDS encoding TetR/AcrR family transcriptional regulator: MSTQTRRERERAERERAIVAAARELALAEGWDAVTTRRLAAEIEYSQPVLYSHFKGKDAIMAAVAVEGFAELATALASARTSAADPRQAVADVAAAYTTFAERRPALYDAMFTLAVDLPFASSDVPTDLARGFAELAETVRPFAGNGDLEVLTETFWSGLHGLVTLMRSGRLRREGHDRRLAMLVDRFSR; encoded by the coding sequence ATGTCGACTCAGACGCGCCGGGAGCGCGAGCGGGCGGAACGGGAACGCGCCATCGTCGCCGCCGCCCGGGAGTTGGCCCTGGCGGAAGGCTGGGACGCGGTGACCACCCGGCGGCTCGCCGCCGAGATCGAGTACAGCCAGCCCGTCCTCTACAGCCACTTCAAGGGCAAGGACGCCATCATGGCGGCGGTCGCCGTCGAGGGCTTCGCCGAGCTGGCCACCGCGCTGGCCTCGGCCCGCACCTCGGCGGCCGACCCCCGGCAGGCCGTCGCCGACGTCGCGGCGGCGTACACCACCTTCGCCGAGCGGCGACCCGCGCTCTACGACGCGATGTTCACCCTCGCCGTGGACCTGCCGTTCGCCAGCTCGGACGTCCCAACCGACCTCGCTCGCGGCTTCGCCGAGCTGGCCGAGACGGTCCGCCCGTTCGCCGGAAACGGCGACCTGGAGGTCCTCACCGAGACGTTCTGGAGCGGCCTGCACGGTCTGGTCACGCTGATGCGCAGCGGCAGGCTCCGCCGGGAGGGCCACGACCGACGGCTCGCGATGCTGGTCGACCGCTTCTCGCGCTGA
- a CDS encoding DNA repair helicase XPB, whose translation MSGGPLIVQSDKTLLLEIDHPDAQACRMAIAPFAELERSPEHVHTYRLTPLGLWNARAAGHDAEGVVDSLITYSRYPVPHALLVDVAETMDRYGRLQLANDPAHGLVLRALDRLVLIEVAKSKKLAGMLGEKIDDDTIRVHPSERGRLKQALLKLGWPAEDLAGYVDGEAHPIELAEAGKDGRKPWTLRSYQREAVEAFWAGGSGVVVLPCGAGKTLVGAAAMAEAKATTLILVTNTVAGRQWKRELIARTSLTEEEIGEYSGERKEIRPVTIATYQVLTSRRGGAFTHLDLFGARDWGLVVYDEVHLLPAPIFRFTADLQARRRLGLTATLVREDGREGDVFSLIGPKRYDAPWKDIESQGWIAPAECTEVRVTLTDAERMAYATAEAEERYRMAATARTKLPVVKALVERHPEDQVLVIGAYIDQLHQLGEYLDAPIIQGSTTNKERERLFDAFRSGELRTLVISKVGNFSIDLPEAAVAIQVSGTFGSRQEEAQRLGRVLRPKADGRQAHFYTVVSRDTIDTEYAAHRQRFLAEQGYAYTIVDADDVLGPSLPSFD comes from the coding sequence GTGAGCGGTGGACCACTGATCGTGCAGTCGGACAAGACCCTGCTGCTGGAGATCGACCACCCCGACGCGCAGGCCTGCCGGATGGCCATCGCGCCGTTCGCCGAGCTGGAGCGCTCGCCGGAGCACGTGCACACCTACCGGCTGACCCCGCTGGGGCTGTGGAACGCCCGCGCGGCGGGGCACGACGCCGAGGGCGTCGTCGACTCCCTGATCACGTACTCCCGCTACCCGGTGCCGCACGCGCTGCTGGTGGACGTGGCCGAGACGATGGACCGGTACGGTCGGCTCCAGCTCGCCAACGACCCGGCGCACGGGCTGGTGCTGCGGGCCCTGGACCGGCTGGTGCTGATCGAGGTCGCCAAGAGCAAGAAGCTCGCCGGCATGCTCGGCGAGAAGATCGACGACGACACCATCCGGGTGCACCCGTCCGAGCGCGGCCGGCTCAAGCAGGCGCTGCTCAAGCTGGGTTGGCCGGCGGAGGACCTGGCCGGCTACGTCGACGGTGAGGCGCACCCGATCGAGCTGGCCGAGGCGGGCAAGGACGGCCGCAAGCCGTGGACCCTGCGGTCGTACCAGCGGGAGGCCGTCGAGGCGTTCTGGGCCGGCGGGTCGGGCGTGGTGGTGCTGCCCTGCGGCGCCGGCAAGACCCTGGTCGGCGCGGCGGCGATGGCCGAGGCGAAGGCGACCACGCTGATCCTGGTCACCAACACGGTCGCCGGGCGGCAGTGGAAGCGGGAGCTGATCGCCCGCACCTCGCTGACCGAGGAGGAGATCGGCGAATACTCGGGCGAGCGCAAGGAGATCCGCCCGGTCACCATCGCGACGTACCAGGTGCTCACCTCGCGGCGCGGCGGCGCGTTCACCCACCTGGACCTGTTCGGGGCCCGCGACTGGGGCCTGGTCGTCTACGACGAGGTGCACCTGCTGCCCGCGCCGATCTTCCGCTTCACGGCGGACCTCCAGGCCCGCCGCCGGCTGGGCCTGACCGCCACTCTGGTACGCGAGGACGGCCGCGAGGGTGACGTGTTCAGCCTGATCGGGCCCAAGCGGTACGACGCGCCGTGGAAGGACATCGAGTCACAGGGCTGGATCGCCCCGGCCGAGTGCACCGAGGTCCGGGTGACCCTCACCGACGCGGAGCGGATGGCGTACGCGACGGCGGAGGCCGAGGAGCGGTACCGGATGGCGGCGACCGCGCGCACGAAGCTGCCGGTGGTCAAGGCGCTCGTCGAGCGGCACCCGGAGGACCAGGTGCTGGTGATCGGCGCGTACATCGACCAGCTGCACCAGCTCGGGGAGTACCTGGACGCGCCGATCATCCAGGGTTCGACCACGAACAAGGAGCGGGAACGGCTGTTCGACGCGTTCCGCTCTGGCGAGCTGCGCACGTTGGTCATCTCGAAGGTCGGCAACTTCTCCATCGACCTGCCCGAGGCGGCGGTGGCGATCCAGGTGTCCGGGACGTTCGGGTCCCGCCAGGAGGAGGCGCAGCGGCTCGGTCGGGTGCTCCGGCCGAAGGCCGACGGCCGGCAGGCGCACTTCTACACTGTGGTGTCCCGGGACACCATCGACACCGAGTACGCGGCGCACCGGCAGCGCTTCCTCGCCGAGCAGGGGTACGCGTACACCATCGTCGACGCCGACGACGTCCTCGGCCCGTCCCTGCCTTCCTTCGACTGA
- a CDS encoding L,D-transpeptidase family protein gives MRCVRITSRLVAMVVVVLVGAGGCTFDPQSGGSGGGGAAPAGAAEQATGASGTSVPDQRDRPTPPTPTGKPSRKPTPKPTRTAPTPPPVAARPTVAGCPQGPHQRQVETYLARLGGFGAVTVDGRQSAADCAAIKKFQKRYGIRPVEGRAGPTTVDVAQRLATTDPARCEGGSGTTFCVDLTRQTVWAVRAGKVIMAPTVTRTGMSGYRTPAGTYTVNFRNPKEWSDPYEVWLPYWQHFTQGMGFHETTTYLHDKGIGSHGCVNLLHADAVRMWELGKVGTRVVLMGRRPGT, from the coding sequence ATGAGGTGCGTTCGGATCACTTCCCGACTGGTCGCCATGGTGGTGGTCGTGCTGGTCGGGGCGGGTGGGTGCACGTTCGATCCGCAGTCCGGCGGGAGTGGTGGCGGGGGAGCCGCCCCAGCCGGTGCGGCGGAGCAGGCAACGGGGGCGAGCGGCACCTCCGTGCCCGACCAGCGCGACCGTCCCACACCGCCCACGCCCACCGGGAAACCCTCCCGCAAGCCCACGCCCAAGCCGACCCGCACGGCGCCCACGCCGCCCCCGGTCGCCGCCAGGCCGACCGTCGCCGGCTGCCCGCAGGGTCCGCACCAGCGCCAGGTCGAGACGTACCTGGCCCGGTTGGGCGGGTTCGGGGCGGTGACCGTCGACGGCCGGCAGTCCGCCGCCGACTGCGCCGCGATCAAGAAGTTCCAGAAGAGGTACGGCATTCGCCCCGTCGAGGGTCGTGCCGGGCCGACCACAGTGGACGTGGCCCAGCGCCTCGCCACCACCGACCCGGCGCGCTGCGAGGGCGGCTCCGGCACCACTTTCTGTGTGGACCTGACCCGGCAGACCGTCTGGGCGGTCCGTGCCGGCAAGGTGATCATGGCGCCCACCGTGACCCGCACCGGCATGTCCGGCTACCGCACCCCCGCCGGCACCTACACGGTCAACTTCCGCAACCCGAAGGAGTGGTCCGACCCGTACGAGGTGTGGCTGCCGTACTGGCAGCACTTCACCCAGGGGATGGGCTTCCACGAGACCACCACCTACCTGCACGACAAGGGGATCGGCTCGCACGGCTGCGTCAACCTGCTGCACGCCGACGCGGTCCGGATGTGGGAGTTGGGCAAGGTCGGTACCCGGGTGGTGCTGATGGGTCGCCGCCCCGGCACCTGA
- a CDS encoding helicase-associated domain-containing protein: protein MTTSLADHLRSLPDESLAALLQLRPDLVVPVPADVSALAIRAQSRVSVARALDGLDQFTLQILDAARLTRSPEDATTATDAVLAMATAGPNPPAPTAVRAAVGRLRALFLLYGPEHALQVVPAVDEVAPYPAGLGRPAAELDPRTAALCADPAKLRRTLLAAPPSARAILDRLAAGPPVGSVPPGALQAPPVGAEDPLLTDPTNGGAPTGSPVRWLVDNRLLVPVTTGSATAGGTVELPREVGLLLRRDSGPLGPLRTSPPPVAAAPREPKAVDSAGAGQTMEVVRQTEGLLEQLADEPAPVLRSGGIGVRDLRRLARTAGLDESNTALLLEVAYAAGLAGELETPGAATGRYGADQQVLPTGGYEVWRAASLAQRWEQLARAWLTMTRQVGLVGRRDDRDRPITALSAEVERAGAPTTRRAVLGVLADLEPASAPTPEEVQDLLDWRAPRRSRGRDAAHREVLAEAAQLGVTGLGALTSYGRLLLGDLTSTDERGGDDPLGVHADVESGDPSGAARALDALLPAPVDHFLVQADLTVVVPGPPEPALAAELEAMTELESAGGASVHRVTTASVRRALDSGYTADDLHDVFRRRSRTPVPQGLTYLVDDVARKHGGLRVGLAGAYLRSDDEALISEVLADRRLEPLALRRLAPTVLCTQYQVGRLLGALRDAGYAPVQEDGSGGTVLARPRVRRAPARVSVTTRTVDPLAAPKVPMPRLLGVVEHIRRGDAAARAARRAPAVVRGGAAGLAGGPVPAHTHSEALAVLQQAVRDRALVWVGYVDAHGATASRLLKPVSIGAGYLRAEDERTEMLHTFALHRITAAVVAD from the coding sequence ATGACCACCTCACTCGCCGACCACCTCCGGTCGCTGCCCGACGAGTCCCTGGCCGCGCTCCTGCAACTGCGGCCCGATCTTGTCGTACCCGTGCCCGCCGACGTCTCGGCGCTGGCGATCCGGGCCCAGTCACGGGTCTCGGTGGCCCGGGCGCTGGACGGGTTGGACCAGTTCACCCTTCAGATCCTCGACGCGGCCCGCCTCACCCGGAGTCCGGAGGACGCCACCACCGCCACCGACGCGGTGCTCGCGATGGCGACCGCCGGGCCCAACCCGCCGGCCCCGACCGCTGTCCGGGCCGCCGTGGGCCGGCTGCGCGCGCTCTTCCTCCTGTACGGCCCGGAGCACGCCCTCCAGGTGGTGCCGGCCGTCGACGAGGTCGCCCCGTACCCCGCGGGTCTCGGTCGGCCGGCCGCGGAGCTGGACCCGCGCACGGCCGCGCTCTGCGCGGACCCGGCGAAGCTACGACGGACGCTGCTGGCCGCTCCGCCCTCGGCCCGGGCGATCCTGGACCGGCTGGCGGCCGGCCCTCCGGTGGGAAGCGTGCCGCCGGGGGCGTTGCAGGCCCCTCCGGTGGGCGCGGAGGACCCGCTGCTCACGGACCCGACGAACGGTGGCGCCCCGACCGGCTCCCCGGTGCGCTGGCTCGTCGACAACCGGCTGCTCGTCCCGGTGACGACCGGGTCCGCGACGGCCGGCGGCACTGTCGAGCTGCCCCGCGAGGTCGGCCTGCTGCTGCGCCGCGACAGTGGCCCGCTCGGGCCGCTGCGCACCAGCCCACCGCCGGTGGCCGCCGCGCCGCGCGAGCCGAAGGCTGTCGACTCCGCCGGCGCGGGCCAGACCATGGAGGTGGTACGGCAGACCGAGGGGTTGCTGGAGCAGTTGGCGGACGAGCCGGCGCCGGTGCTGCGGTCGGGTGGCATCGGGGTACGGGATCTGCGGCGGTTGGCACGTACGGCCGGGCTGGACGAGTCGAACACCGCGCTGCTGCTGGAGGTCGCGTACGCCGCCGGGCTCGCCGGTGAGCTGGAGACCCCCGGCGCCGCCACCGGCCGGTACGGGGCGGATCAGCAGGTGCTCCCGACCGGCGGGTACGAGGTGTGGCGGGCCGCCTCGCTGGCCCAGCGCTGGGAGCAGTTGGCGCGGGCGTGGCTGACGATGACCCGACAGGTGGGGCTGGTCGGCCGGCGGGATGACCGGGACCGGCCGATCACCGCGCTCTCCGCCGAGGTCGAGCGGGCCGGCGCGCCGACCACCAGGCGCGCGGTGCTCGGCGTGCTCGCCGACCTGGAGCCGGCGAGCGCACCCACCCCCGAGGAGGTGCAGGATCTGCTGGACTGGCGGGCCCCCCGGCGCAGCCGGGGTCGCGACGCCGCGCACCGGGAGGTGCTGGCCGAGGCCGCCCAGCTCGGCGTCACCGGGCTGGGCGCGCTCACCTCGTACGGGCGGCTGCTGCTCGGGGACCTGACGTCGACCGACGAGCGGGGCGGCGACGACCCGCTGGGCGTGCACGCGGACGTCGAGAGCGGCGACCCGTCCGGTGCCGCGCGGGCGTTGGACGCGTTGCTGCCCGCCCCGGTCGACCACTTCCTGGTGCAGGCCGACCTGACGGTGGTGGTGCCCGGTCCGCCCGAGCCGGCGCTCGCCGCCGAGTTGGAGGCGATGACCGAGCTGGAGTCGGCCGGTGGGGCCAGCGTGCACCGGGTCACCACGGCGAGCGTGCGGCGGGCCCTCGACTCCGGTTACACGGCCGACGACCTGCACGACGTGTTCCGCCGTCGGTCGCGTACGCCGGTGCCGCAGGGGCTCACCTACCTGGTGGACGACGTGGCCCGTAAGCACGGTGGTCTGCGGGTCGGGCTGGCCGGGGCGTACCTGCGCAGTGACGACGAGGCGTTGATCAGCGAGGTGCTGGCCGACCGGCGGCTGGAGCCGTTGGCGCTGCGCCGGCTCGCCCCGACGGTGTTGTGCACCCAGTACCAGGTCGGTCGACTGCTGGGCGCGCTGCGCGACGCGGGGTACGCCCCGGTGCAGGAGGACGGCTCCGGGGGTACGGTGCTGGCCCGGCCACGGGTCCGGCGGGCACCGGCCCGGGTGTCGGTGACGACACGGACGGTCGATCCACTGGCCGCCCCGAAGGTGCCCATGCCCCGGTTGCTCGGGGTGGTGGAGCACATCCGGCGGGGTGACGCGGCGGCGCGGGCGGCCCGGCGGGCACCGGCGGTGGTCCGTGGCGGTGCGGCGGGGCTGGCCGGCGGTCCGGTGCCGGCGCACACGCACAGCGAGGCGTTGGCGGTGCTCCAGCAGGCGGTCCGGGACCGGGCGTTGGTCTGGGTCGGTTACGTCGACGCGCACGGGGCGACCGCGTCGCGCCTGCTCAAGCCGGTGTCCATCGGCGCCGGTTACCTGCGGGCCGAGGACGAGCGCACCGAGATGTTGCACACCTTCGCCCTGCACCGGATCACCGCGGCGGTCGTGGCGGATTAA
- a CDS encoding HAD family hydrolase has product MPALTVGFDLDMTLVDSRPGIAAAYRALTARTGVPVDAELAVSRLGPPLRTEIAHWFPPEQVESAVRVYRELYPAYAITPTLPLPGAREAVDAIRERGGRVLVVTSKVGRLARLHLDHLGFVVDELAGDLFAEQKATALREYGATHYVGDHVADMVAAAAAGVPGIGVATGPCSRDELRSAGAAVVLDQLTEFPAALDGMIQLALEQ; this is encoded by the coding sequence ATGCCCGCACTGACCGTCGGATTCGATCTCGACATGACCCTGGTGGACTCCCGCCCCGGCATCGCCGCGGCCTACCGGGCGCTGACCGCGCGGACCGGCGTGCCGGTCGACGCCGAGCTGGCGGTGTCCCGGCTCGGTCCACCGCTGCGGACGGAGATCGCCCACTGGTTCCCACCGGAGCAGGTCGAGTCGGCCGTGCGCGTGTACCGCGAGCTGTATCCGGCGTACGCGATCACCCCGACGCTCCCGCTGCCCGGCGCCCGGGAGGCCGTCGACGCGATCCGTGAGCGGGGCGGCCGGGTGCTCGTCGTCACGTCGAAGGTCGGCCGGTTGGCCCGGTTGCACCTGGATCATCTCGGCTTCGTGGTCGACGAGTTGGCCGGTGATCTGTTCGCCGAGCAGAAGGCGACCGCCCTGCGGGAGTACGGCGCGACCCACTACGTCGGTGACCATGTCGCCGACATGGTGGCGGCGGCAGCGGCCGGGGTGCCGGGGATCGGGGTCGCCACCGGCCCGTGTTCGCGCGATGAGCTGCGCTCGGCCGGGGCGGCGGTGGTGCTGGATCAGCTCACTGAATTCCCAGCGGCACTCGACGGCATGATCCAGCTAGCCTTGGAGCAGTAG
- a CDS encoding cold shock domain-containing protein, whose product MPTGRVKWYDTAKGYGFVTSDEGGDVFLPKGALPAGVTDLKGGQRVDFSVVDSRRGAQAMGVKLLDAPPSMAELRRRPAEELHGLVEDMIKVLEAKVQPDLRRGRYPDKKTAQKIAQLVHAVARELEV is encoded by the coding sequence GTGCCTACGGGTCGAGTGAAGTGGTACGACACGGCCAAGGGATACGGCTTCGTCACGAGTGACGAGGGCGGCGATGTGTTCCTGCCCAAGGGGGCGTTGCCGGCGGGTGTCACCGACCTCAAGGGCGGCCAGCGGGTCGACTTCAGCGTGGTGGACAGCCGCCGGGGCGCACAGGCGATGGGAGTCAAGCTGCTCGACGCGCCACCGTCGATGGCCGAGCTGCGGCGTCGCCCGGCCGAGGAGCTGCACGGCCTGGTCGAAGACATGATCAAGGTGCTGGAGGCGAAGGTCCAGCCGGACCTGCGCCGGGGCCGGTACCCGGACAAGAAGACCGCGCAGAAGATCGCTCAGCTGGTCCACGCTGTCGCGCGCGAGTTGGAGGTCTGA
- a CDS encoding 1,4-dihydroxy-6-naphthoate synthase → MALSLAISPCPNDTFVFHALVHGRVPDAPPVEVTYADVDVTNTAAERGAFDLVKVSFAALPWLLDDYHLLPCGGALGRGCGPLVLTRGDRDGGPDRTDLTGATVAVPGDRTTAYLLFRLWSAGRPPARIEIVPFHEIMPGVAAGRYDAGLVIHEARFTYHRHGLSALVDLGEWWETDTGLPIPLGAILARRGAVDPEAAAGWVRESVRQAWADPAASREYVLAHAQEMELDVVDRHIGLYVNEFTADLGEAGHAAVAALLDRAATAGLVPQTSNSRATAWTS, encoded by the coding sequence GTGGCGCTCTCCCTGGCGATCTCGCCCTGCCCCAACGACACGTTCGTCTTCCACGCCCTGGTGCACGGGCGGGTGCCCGACGCGCCGCCGGTCGAGGTGACCTACGCCGACGTGGACGTCACCAACACGGCGGCCGAGCGGGGCGCTTTCGACCTGGTGAAGGTGAGCTTCGCGGCGCTGCCCTGGCTGCTCGACGACTACCACCTGCTGCCCTGCGGTGGCGCGCTCGGCCGCGGCTGCGGTCCGCTGGTGCTGACCCGGGGCGACCGCGACGGCGGCCCGGACCGCACCGACCTGACCGGCGCCACGGTGGCGGTGCCGGGCGACCGGACCACCGCGTACCTGCTGTTCCGGCTCTGGTCGGCCGGCCGACCGCCAGCCCGGATCGAGATCGTCCCGTTCCACGAGATCATGCCGGGGGTGGCGGCCGGGCGCTACGACGCCGGGCTGGTCATCCACGAGGCCCGGTTCACCTACCACCGACACGGCCTGAGCGCCCTTGTCGACCTGGGCGAGTGGTGGGAGACCGACACCGGCCTCCCGATCCCTCTCGGCGCCATCCTGGCCCGGCGGGGCGCGGTGGACCCGGAGGCCGCGGCCGGGTGGGTCCGCGAGTCGGTCCGGCAGGCCTGGGCGGACCCGGCGGCCAGCCGGGAGTACGTGCTCGCGCACGCCCAGGAGATGGAGTTGGACGTGGTGGACCGGCACATCGGTCTCTACGTCAACGAGTTCACCGCCGACCTGGGCGAGGCCGGTCACGCAGCGGTGGCGGCACTGCTCGACCGGGCCGCCACCGCCGGCCTGGTGCCTCAGACCTCCAACTCGCGCGCGACAGCGTGGACCAGCTGA
- a CDS encoding GNAT family N-acetyltransferase, whose translation MADDRDSIDVGAILRGLRRCADLSQRELAELAGVPKSTVARIEGGHGAGPAFQTVERLVRAAGGELTLTLPGACPPGLAGGSPLRRNDRAGEPSDELRDEAGRRYPAHLDVRQVRTLKDWPGAWWMHSYTLPQRLWPVRVPELTYDLDRVRRDERRSRERTRARVRCRRAVEGLPATSWRLLAEVPEAGPVGELRAHERSFDLLLGEDWGDRRELVLEGIVVAPGLRGLGIGRQLIGLLAKEMAVAGIRTTHAVAQAGNVEFLLACGFELAGARPSALTLDVRPPGV comes from the coding sequence GTGGCTGACGACAGGGATTCGATCGATGTCGGGGCGATCCTGAGAGGGCTCCGACGGTGTGCCGACCTCAGTCAGCGTGAGTTGGCCGAGCTGGCCGGGGTGCCGAAGAGCACTGTGGCACGGATCGAGGGGGGACACGGTGCGGGTCCGGCATTCCAGACCGTGGAGCGTCTGGTCCGCGCCGCGGGCGGAGAGCTCACCCTCACGTTGCCGGGTGCGTGCCCGCCCGGTCTGGCCGGCGGCTCGCCGCTCCGGCGGAACGATAGGGCAGGGGAGCCGTCGGACGAGCTGCGGGACGAGGCTGGTCGCCGGTATCCGGCGCACCTTGACGTGCGTCAGGTGCGCACCCTCAAGGACTGGCCGGGCGCCTGGTGGATGCACTCGTACACGCTGCCGCAGCGGTTGTGGCCGGTACGCGTTCCGGAGCTGACCTACGACCTGGACCGAGTGCGGCGCGACGAACGGCGGTCCCGGGAGCGGACGCGCGCCCGGGTGCGATGTCGACGTGCCGTCGAAGGGCTGCCGGCCACATCGTGGCGCTTACTCGCCGAAGTGCCCGAAGCCGGGCCGGTCGGTGAGCTCAGGGCTCATGAGCGAAGCTTCGACCTCCTGCTCGGCGAGGACTGGGGTGACCGACGTGAGCTGGTGTTGGAGGGCATCGTCGTCGCTCCGGGGCTGCGGGGCCTGGGCATCGGGCGTCAGCTGATCGGGCTGCTCGCCAAGGAGATGGCGGTGGCCGGCATCCGGACCACTCACGCGGTAGCCCAGGCCGGCAACGTCGAGTTCCTGCTCGCCTGCGGGTTCGAGCTCGCAGGGGCGCGTCCGTCGGCACTCACCCTCGACGTTCGACCACCCGGGGTGTAG
- a CDS encoding futalosine hydrolase, which produces MSGLLVVTAVPAEAEAIRAGLTDATVTVTPVGVGPAVAGAATARLLALAEATGRPYRAVVSAGVAGGFTGRAEVGDTVLGTASVAADLGAESPDGFIPVDDLGMPPALLGAGSLVSADPDLLATLRAALPSATTGPVLTVTTVTGTASSTDELRRRHPEAVAEAMEGYGVAVAAAQAGLPFAELRTISNPIGPRDRNAWRLHEALTALTTAAPALR; this is translated from the coding sequence GTGAGCGGCCTGCTGGTGGTGACGGCGGTGCCCGCCGAGGCGGAGGCGATCCGCGCCGGCCTCACCGACGCGACGGTGACCGTCACCCCGGTCGGTGTGGGTCCAGCGGTCGCCGGCGCCGCCACCGCCCGGCTGCTGGCGCTGGCCGAGGCGACAGGTCGCCCGTACCGCGCGGTGGTCAGCGCCGGCGTGGCCGGCGGCTTCACCGGCCGGGCCGAGGTCGGCGACACGGTGCTCGGCACCGCCAGCGTCGCCGCCGACCTGGGTGCCGAGTCACCGGACGGCTTCATCCCCGTCGACGATCTGGGCATGCCCCCCGCGCTGCTCGGCGCCGGCAGCCTGGTGTCGGCCGACCCGGACCTGCTGGCGACGCTGCGGGCCGCCCTGCCGAGCGCCACGACCGGCCCGGTGCTCACCGTCACCACCGTCACCGGCACCGCCAGCAGCACCGACGAGCTGCGTCGCAGACACCCGGAGGCGGTCGCCGAGGCCATGGAGGGGTACGGCGTGGCGGTCGCCGCGGCGCAGGCCGGGCTGCCCTTCGCCGAGTTGCGCACGATCTCCAACCCGATCGGGCCCCGCGACCGGAACGCGTGGCGGCTGCACGAGGCCCTCACCGCCCTGACCACGGCAGCCCCAGCTCTGCGCTGA